Within the Thermoplasmata archaeon genome, the region TCTCCATGTGAGAGGACCCTTTATTAGGTGATTCTCAATTCCAAGTATTAAGCGCGACACGTTTAAGAGCGTCGGCACCCCCCTGTAGGAGACGCGGCGAAAGCCGCAAGAGGACAAAACCATGAAGAGTATCATCCGCAAGGATGAGGCAGCCGTGTCTCCCGTCATTGCGACCATCCTGATGGTCGCGATCACGGTGGTACTGGCCGCCGTCCTGTACGTGATGGTCTCCGGCCTGCTGG harbors:
- a CDS encoding archaellin/type IV pilin N-terminal domain-containing protein; the protein is MKSIIRKDEAAVSPVIATILMVAITVVLAAVLYVMVSGLL